One genomic region from Vitis riparia cultivar Riparia Gloire de Montpellier isolate 1030 chromosome 17, EGFV_Vit.rip_1.0, whole genome shotgun sequence encodes:
- the LOC117904025 gene encoding mavicyanin-like: MASKHLAALAIFAIVLPAVAMATEFTVGDDQGWTINFDYVAWAKDKVFHVGDKLVFKYTAGRHNVFQVNGTAFTNCTIPPANEALTTGNDVITLATPGRKWYICGVNDHCANYGQKLAIIVLEAWVSPASAPSTLAASAPSTPAAPAPSTPAAPAPSTPTAPAPSSAYGISVSRYQLLMAAMVAVAFLLV; this comes from the exons ATGGCTTCTAAACATTTAGCTGCCCTTGCAATCTTCGCAATTGTTCTTCCTGCTGTGGCCATGGCAACTGAGTTTACTGTTGGAGATGATCAAGGTTGGACCATTAATTTCGACTATGTAGCCTGGGCCAAGGacaaagtctttcatgttgGCGATAAACTAG TCTTCAAATACACGGCGGGAAGGCACAATGTCTTCCAAGTTAACGGTACTGCCTTCACGAACTGCACTATACCACCAGCAAATGAGGCTCTTACCACTGGAAATGATGTGATTACACTGGCCACCCCTGGAAGGAAGTGGTATATTTGTGGTGTGAACGACCATTGTGCCAACTATGGACAGAAGCTTGCCATCATAGTGCTGGAAGCGTGGGTGTCTCCTGCATCAGCCCCCTCCACCCTCGCAGCATCAGCTCCCTCCACCCCCGCAGCGCCAGCCCCCTCCACCCCCGCAGCACCAGCCCCCTCCACCCCCACAGCACCAGCACCCAGTTCTGCTTATGGGATCTCGGTGTCTAGGTATCAGCTGCTGATGGCAGCCATGGTTGCTGTTGCTTTCCTACTCGTTTGA
- the LOC117905103 gene encoding annexin D4-like isoform X2 yields the protein MDPPNDFEALTKAFSGFGVDEDSMVLILGKWHSEHLESFRKRTPKFFLEDERLFERWDDHHIACLTKEFLRFKDIVVQWIMHPWERDARLVHEAITKGPQAYGLLIEIACTRSSEELLGARKAYQSLFNQSIEDATSRLEGIERKLLVALVSSYRYEGLRVNEGIARSEATTLAIAVKNVDKKNPIEDDGIVRILTTRSKLHLKAVIKYYKEIYGKNIDEVLNNAFKDDADENTKEALTRVIMTRSNVDMKEIIEEFDKQYKVPLTQKIEDVALGNYKDFLVSLIRRVA from the exons atgGATCCTCCAAATGACTTTGAAGCTCTCACCAAGGCTTTCTCAG GATTTGGAGTTGATGAGGATTCGATGGTATTGATCCTAGGAAAGTGGCATTCGGAGCACTTGGAATCCTTTAGAAAGAGAACTCCTAAATTCTTCTTGGAGGATGAACGTCTTTTTGAGAGGTGGGATGATCACCATATTGCATGCTTAACGAAAGAATTTCTGCGGTTTAAG gATATTGTGGTGCAATGGATCATGCATCCTTGGGAAAGGGATGCTCGTTTGGTGCATGAGGCTATTACTAAGGGTCCTCAAGCATATGGCTTGCTCATTGAGATTGCATGCACAAGATCATCAGAAGAGCTGCTTGGAGCTAGGAAAGCTTATCAATCCCTCTTTAACCAATCGATCGAGGATGCTACTTCTCGACTTGAAGGCATCGAACGCAAG CTCCTAGTAGCCCTTGTGAGTTCGTATAGATATGAAGGGTTGCGGGTTAATGAGGGGATTGCTAGATCAGAGGCCACGACACTTGCAATTGCGGTTAAGAATGTTGATAAGAAGAACCCAATTGAAGATGATGGGATAGTGAGGATTCTAACAACAAGGAGCAAGCTCCATCTCAAGGCAGTGATCAAGTACTATAAGGAGATTTATGGCAAAAATATAGATGAG GTCTTAAATAATGCATTCAAAGATGATGCAGACGAGAATACAAAAGAAGCCCTAACTCGAGTCATAATGACACGGAGCAATGTTGATATGAAGGAAATCATAGAAGAATTTGATAAGCAATATAAAGTTCCTTTAACCCAGAAGATTGAAGATGTAGCTCTTGGAAACTATAAGGATTTCTTGGTGAGCTTGATTAGAAGAGTGGCCTAA
- the LOC117905103 gene encoding annexin D4-like isoform X1, with product MDPPNDFEALTKAFSGFGVDEDSMVLILGKWHSEHLESFRKRTPKFFLEDERLFERWDDHHIACLTKEFLRFKDIVVQWIMHPWERDARLVHEAITKGPQAYGLLIEIACTRSSEELLGARKAYQSLFNQSIEDATSRLEGIERKLLVALVSSYRYEGLRVNEGIARSEATTLAIAVKNVDKKNPIEDDGIVRILTTRSKLHLKAVIKYYKEIYGKNIDEDLDTLMSLKETLQCLCNPQAYFSKVLNNAFKDDADENTKEALTRVIMTRSNVDMKEIIEEFDKQYKVPLTQKIEDVALGNYKDFLVSLIRRVA from the exons atgGATCCTCCAAATGACTTTGAAGCTCTCACCAAGGCTTTCTCAG GATTTGGAGTTGATGAGGATTCGATGGTATTGATCCTAGGAAAGTGGCATTCGGAGCACTTGGAATCCTTTAGAAAGAGAACTCCTAAATTCTTCTTGGAGGATGAACGTCTTTTTGAGAGGTGGGATGATCACCATATTGCATGCTTAACGAAAGAATTTCTGCGGTTTAAG gATATTGTGGTGCAATGGATCATGCATCCTTGGGAAAGGGATGCTCGTTTGGTGCATGAGGCTATTACTAAGGGTCCTCAAGCATATGGCTTGCTCATTGAGATTGCATGCACAAGATCATCAGAAGAGCTGCTTGGAGCTAGGAAAGCTTATCAATCCCTCTTTAACCAATCGATCGAGGATGCTACTTCTCGACTTGAAGGCATCGAACGCAAG CTCCTAGTAGCCCTTGTGAGTTCGTATAGATATGAAGGGTTGCGGGTTAATGAGGGGATTGCTAGATCAGAGGCCACGACACTTGCAATTGCGGTTAAGAATGTTGATAAGAAGAACCCAATTGAAGATGATGGGATAGTGAGGATTCTAACAACAAGGAGCAAGCTCCATCTCAAGGCAGTGATCAAGTACTATAAGGAGATTTATGGCAAAAATATAGATGAG GATCTTGACACTCTAATGAGTTTGAAGGAGACACTTCAGTGCCTATGCAATCCCCAAGCATATTTCAGTAAG GTCTTAAATAATGCATTCAAAGATGATGCAGACGAGAATACAAAAGAAGCCCTAACTCGAGTCATAATGACACGGAGCAATGTTGATATGAAGGAAATCATAGAAGAATTTGATAAGCAATATAAAGTTCCTTTAACCCAGAAGATTGAAGATGTAGCTCTTGGAAACTATAAGGATTTCTTGGTGAGCTTGATTAGAAGAGTGGCCTAA
- the LOC117905103 gene encoding annexin D4-like isoform X3 — protein sequence MDPPNDFEALTKAFSGFGVDEDSMVLILGKWHSEHLESFRKRTPKFFLEDERLFERWDDHHIACLTKEFLRFKDIVVQWIMHPWERDARLVHEAITKGPQAYGLLIEIACTRSSEELLGARKAYQSLFNQSIEDATSRLEGIERKLLVALVSSYRYEGLRVNEGIARSEATTLAIAVKNVDKKNPIEDDGIVRILTTRSKLHLKAVIKYYKEIYGKNIDEDLDTLMSLKETLQCLCNPQAYFSKTRIQKKP from the exons atgGATCCTCCAAATGACTTTGAAGCTCTCACCAAGGCTTTCTCAG GATTTGGAGTTGATGAGGATTCGATGGTATTGATCCTAGGAAAGTGGCATTCGGAGCACTTGGAATCCTTTAGAAAGAGAACTCCTAAATTCTTCTTGGAGGATGAACGTCTTTTTGAGAGGTGGGATGATCACCATATTGCATGCTTAACGAAAGAATTTCTGCGGTTTAAG gATATTGTGGTGCAATGGATCATGCATCCTTGGGAAAGGGATGCTCGTTTGGTGCATGAGGCTATTACTAAGGGTCCTCAAGCATATGGCTTGCTCATTGAGATTGCATGCACAAGATCATCAGAAGAGCTGCTTGGAGCTAGGAAAGCTTATCAATCCCTCTTTAACCAATCGATCGAGGATGCTACTTCTCGACTTGAAGGCATCGAACGCAAG CTCCTAGTAGCCCTTGTGAGTTCGTATAGATATGAAGGGTTGCGGGTTAATGAGGGGATTGCTAGATCAGAGGCCACGACACTTGCAATTGCGGTTAAGAATGTTGATAAGAAGAACCCAATTGAAGATGATGGGATAGTGAGGATTCTAACAACAAGGAGCAAGCTCCATCTCAAGGCAGTGATCAAGTACTATAAGGAGATTTATGGCAAAAATATAGATGAG GATCTTGACACTCTAATGAGTTTGAAGGAGACACTTCAGTGCCTATGCAATCCCCAAGCATATTTCAGTAAG ACGAGAATACAAAAGAAGCCCTAA